The following coding sequences lie in one Miscanthus floridulus cultivar M001 chromosome 9, ASM1932011v1, whole genome shotgun sequence genomic window:
- the LOC136479467 gene encoding two-component response regulator ORR24-like gives MDADTFPAGLRVLAVDDDRVCLKILERQLKYCNYNATVVTDARTALDMLRQRKDGKQFDLVISNVVMPNMDGFKLLELIGLEMDLPVIMLSANSEIQTIMTGIKHGACDYMVKPVRLEQLRGIWTHVVKNSKTDPRNGISSESDDAIQKLPSGDAYKGEKIEANRRKKHSKKNKRVVDVADEDNENTSAQKKLRVRWCGQLHRKFVEAVGQIGVDRAVPKKILEIMNVEGLTRENVASHLQKYRIYLKKLCDGTPRNSNPFADETEVLRRNMNVPSFIGSPTSSNHFAKMNSSSTIGTQTLLPTQSVHVMSLQKNLGIPRSDMETVGHDVNLPKDVMPMPVQDISRFISSGKSYAPVSSGGLPGASQCFPSGPSGNSFGNVSNGVVLDASKPFSVDISGSSFANSSNDSPPLTSNMCFSSSRSCSSYASILRGKILGSSRGIPFEDIANGEMLAPGHLPLQSPELVNQPSVQPQSCSASLFNKVAREVHQFAGPSNSWKATVPSRFSDLGRNVGTSEDPLQGNIFKINQLSRLARSSGQVLTFGNEYQKTITGIMGKAIPVVGFREQVAPFSFGNDTHSTLTPIGNSALASSSSTRPNLQIDNSAMLTQVLNGDGASDNLHEGSTVNQQAVNDQVNNINEFLMGASEAQNAESDDLDDFLANLVNQDFVNNGDSFIDGDWEFAP, from the exons ATGGACGCGGACACCTTCCCAGCGGGACTGCGCGTGCTCGCCGTCGACGATGACCGCGTCTGCCTCAAGATCCTAGAGAGGCAGCTGAAGTATTGCAACTACAACG CAACGGTGGTGACGGACGCCAGGACGGCGTTGGACATGCTCAGGCAGAGGAAGGACGGGAAGCAGTTCGACCTAGTGATCAGCAACGTCGTCATGCCCAACATGGACGGCTTCAAGCTCCTTGAGCTCATCGGCCTGGAGATGGATCTCCCAGTCATCA TGCTATCCGCAAACAGCGAGATACAAACTATAATGACAGGGATAAAGCATGGGGCCTGTGATTATATGGTAAAGCCAGTGCGCCTCGAACAGCTTAGGGGCATATGGACACATGTGGTGAAGAATAGTAAGACTGATCCACGGAACGGCATCAGCAGTGAAAGTGATGATGCTATTCAGAAGTTGCCATCTGGGGATGCATATAAAGGTGAGAAGATTGAAGCAAACCGTAGAAAGAAGCAttcaaagaaaaacaaaagggttGTGGATGTTGCTGATGAGGACAACGAGAACACATCAGCCCAGAAGAAGCTAAGGGTCCGGTGGTGTGGTCAACTACACCGGAAGTTTGTAGAAGCTGTCGGTCAGATTGGCGTCGACA GGGCTGTTCCAAAGAAGATATTAGAAATCATGAATGTGGAAGGACTTACTAGAGAGAATGTCGCCAGTCATCTGCAG AAGTACCGAATCTACCTGAAAAAGCTCTGCGACGGCACACCGAGGAATTCTAATCCATTTGCTGATGAAACTGAAGTATTGCGGAGAAACATGAATGTCCCATCCTTCATTGGTTCTCCGACCTCAAGCAACCATTTTGCAAAGATGAATTCCTCATCTACAATTGGAACGCAAACTTTGCTGCCCACACAGTCAGTTCATGTCATGAGCTTACAAAAAAACTTGGGCATTCCTCGGTCAGACATGGAAACAGTTGGCCACGATGTCAACCTGCCCAAAGATGTTATGCCTATGCCAGTGCAGGATATCAGCAGATTCATCTCTTCTGGCAAGTCCTATGCACCTGTATCGAGTGGTGGGCTGCCAGGTGCAAGCCAGTGCTTCCCTTCTGGTCCTTCTGGCAACTCCTTTGGAAATGTTTCAAATGGTGTGGTGTTGGACGCAAGCAAACCTTTCTCTGTTGATATTTCTGGGAGTTCATTTGCAAACAGCTCAAACGACAGTCCACCATTGACCTCGAACATGTGCTTTTCTTCGTCTCGTTCTTGCAGCTCCTATGCGAGCATATTGCGTGGCAAGATTTTGGGATCAAGCAGAGGTATTCCTTTCGAAGACATAGCAAATGGTGAGATGCTGGCTCCTGGTCATTTACCATTGCAGTCTCCTGAGTTGGTGAACCAACCTTCGGTTCAGCCTCAATCATGTTCTGCTAGCTTATTTAACAAGGTTGCTAGGGAAGTTCACCAATTTGCAGGACCTAGCAACTCCTGGAAAGCTACTGTGCCATCAAGGTTTTCTGATCTTGGTCGTAATGTCGGAACGTCTGAAGATCCTTTGCAAGGTAACATTTTCAAGATCAACCAGTTGTCAAGACTTGCACGCTCCTCTGGACAGGTTCTAACTTTCGGAAATGAGTATCAAAAGACAATCACAGGAATCATGGGGAAAGCCATACCAGTGGTAGGTTTCAGAGAGCAAGTGGCACCATTCAGCTTTGGAAACGACACACACTCTACATTGACGCCGATTGGCAATTCTGCTTTGGCTAGTTCTTCAAGCACAAGACCTAACCTTCAGATAGACAATTCTGCCATGCTAACCCAGGTGCTGAATGGCGATGGTGCAAGTGACAACCTCCATGAAGGTAGCACTGTTAATCAGCAAGCAGTTAATGACCAAGTGAATAACATCAATGAATTCCTCATGGGAGCAAGTGAGGCACAGAATGCGGAGAGTGATGACTTGGATGATTTCCTTGCTAACTTGGTTAACCAA GATTTCGTCAACAATGGTGATTCTTTCATCGACGGGGACTGGGAATTTGCCCCTTGA
- the LOC136481556 gene encoding uncharacterized protein — translation MDRYHRVEKPRNDTPISQNEIRITTQGRMRNYISYGMSLLEENGHDEISIKAMGRAINKTVMVVELIKRRVGGLHQNNATESVDITDTWEPLEEGLLPLETTRHVSMITVTLSKKPLDTSSPGYQPPIPAEEVKPAFDYDHEESYPTGRGRGRGGGRRGRGRGMSNGPPPPAYGYNDEWEEEGDYYNRGRGRGRSHGRGGRGRGGYYGGGRRGGYGYDYGYGRRGGYYEEQDEYYDEPEEYAPPPGRGRGRGRRGMPWRGRGGRGPPRGGRGGYY, via the exons ATGGATAGATACCACAGGGTAGAGAAGCCTCGGAATGACACACCAATCAGCCAGAATGAGATCAGGATCACTACTCAGGGGAGGATGAGGAACTATATCAGCTATGGGATGTCGCTGCTTGAG GAAAATGGACATGATGAGATTAGTATCAAGGCCATGGGACGGGCCATAAATAAGACAGTGATGGTTGTTGAATTGATCAAG AGAAGGGTTGGAGGTCTTCATCAGAACAATGCTACTGAATCTGTTGATATCACAGACACATGGGAACCTTTGGAAGAAGGCCTTCTCCC ACTAGAGACAACTCGCCATGTGTCGATGATCACTGTGACACTGTCAAAGAAGCCTCTGGATACATCATCTCCAGG ATACCAACCACCTATCCCAGCTGAAGAGGTGAAACCTGCCTTTGACTATGATCATGAAG AATCGTATCCCACTGGTCGTGGAAGAGGACGTGGTGGTGGGAGAAGAGGCAGGGGAAGAG GTATGAGCAATGGCCCCCCTCCACCTGCTTATGGTTACAATGACGAGTGGGAGGAGGAAGGAGATTATTACAACAGAGGGCGTGGGAGAGGAAGGTCACATGGACGAGGAGGGAGAGGCCGTGGTGGCTACTATGGAGGTGGGAGGCGCGGTGGCTACGGTTATGATTATGGCTATGGCCGGAGAGGCGGGTACTATGAAGAGCAAGATGAATACTATGATGAGCCCGAAGAATATGCCCCTCCCCCTGGCCGTG GGCGTGGCAGAGGAAGAAGGGGGATGCCTTGGCGCGGGCGTGGTGGGCGTGGGCCACCGCGTGGCGGCCGAGGAGGCTACTACTAG